DNA sequence from the Lycium barbarum isolate Lr01 chromosome 5, ASM1917538v2, whole genome shotgun sequence genome:
GTGGCTATGAAATCCATCGTCTCGATTGGTCTGAAACAGGTTCCTCATGCTCTCATTCTTTGATCACTCATTTACTCCCTTATGATAGACTTAACAAGAGAAATTTATTGTTTGATTGCAACTCTATCCTTTCTCATGAGTTATTGACATTGAGAGTGTTGGATTTGGTGTGCGTCACATTAAGAAGTGCGTCCTATATTCAATTCTTGATTAATTTAAGATACTTGGCCCTGAAGGGGAATTTTGAGGAAGATCCATCATGGTTATCCAAGCTCAAGAACTTAGAAACATTGATACTTAAGGGATCGCGCAGATTAAATCTGTCACATGCAATATGGGGTATGGTAAGCTTAAAACATTTGGAAGTGACTGGTAAACCAGCTGTCATTATGTGTGATGTCCCAGAGTTTGAGACGTCCCCCCCTTTAGAGAACTTACAATGGCTTTCCTTTGCACACTTACCTGGAGGTGAGGAGTTCCAAAAGTTCGTGTCAAAGGTACCCTGTTTAGTAAAGCTGAGGTGCATGGTTGATGAGCCAGAAGTTGGTCGGAGATGCATTAGGCTTCCAGGTTTACACTCTTTAAATCAACTTGAATCACTCAAAGTCTATTTTCTAAAACGTGGTGCAAAGCGACTTGAAGTGAACTTCCCTAGGAACCTCAAGAAGTTGACGTTGTCATCATGTCAATTACCATGGACTGAAATTTCAACCATAGGAAGATTGGAAAATCTGGAGGTGCTCAAGTTGGATTCTTATGCTTTTAAGGGAAGGCAATGGGATGTCAAAGATGAGGAGTTCAAGAAACTCAAGCTCTTGAAATTCTACAGCATGAATATTCCACAATGGAACTTTTCTGAAATGTCCTTTCCCAACCTCCAGCTGGTGATTTTCAGAAAGAGTCTACTGGAAACATTTCCCCACAACCTTGAAAACTTACCTTTGTTGAAGATGATTGAGGTGCGCAAATGCAACCGCAGTGCATTGAGATCTGCTAGGGAGTTTGAGAGAACTCAAATTGAGGATTGGGGAAATCATGAATTCAAGCTCATCATCAAGTCTAGAGATGAGGAATCAATGAGTGAGGATGAAGAAGAACTTGGACAGACTTGGCAAGTTGACTCAGAGCTGCGAATTTTGCAGTTTGTTTTCTGTTTTCTACTTTTTTTCTTGATCATTTCTGTCCCTGTTAAATGGGCTGACCCGGACCCCATCCAGTTCATTATTTGAATTGCAGGTCATGGCCAGTCTGATCGGGCGAAGCCGTATTTAGGTCCCTTTTTTAAAGCATAGTCGAAATTTACAAAGTTTTTAAAGTTAGCTGCTTTAGTTTCAAACATACGTGTCTGAAGTTGAAAATTTTAGACCGTCAGGTTGTATTTAGGCTCCGCCGGAGCCTAAATTCAGACTGAAGGTCTGAATTTGAACTATGTCTTTTCAGATTCagaccttcgggtatgaagttaggcCTTGGCGGAATGCAGCTTCAGATCCTCTAAAGAAGAAGAATAAACAACATGAGGTTACTCAGTGAAGAGAGGTTACTCACTACTATGCTCCAATAAGAACCGGATTGACAAATAGCCTAGGAAACTCATCTGGAGGACTAAACTTCCCACCAAAGTAATTTGTCCTAGTTGGATAACACTATATGAATCTTGTCTCACACAGGACAATCTCAGCTGTAGGAGCATTCAGCCAGTTAATAGATGTTATATGTGCCAGTTGAATTTTGAGAGTGTTAGGCACCTCTCCCTGCATTGTACAGTAGATATCTGGAGCATGTTTTTCTCCATCTCCCGGACTAGCCTGGGTCATGCCGGACAGTATCAAGGAAGCTTATGGAAGTTGGTGTTCATGGAGAGTTGGGAAGTCCATCAAAAAATTTGGCAAATGGTGCTTGCTTCATGTTTTTGGTGCATCTGGGATGAAACAAATCCCAGATGTTTTGATGAGATTTCAACTCCATTTCATGTCATTAAAGCAAAATGTTTGCTTAATCTTTTTGGTTGGCAAGACCAGACTCATGTAACAAGCTGTGACTATTTTTTTTTGGAATGTGTAAGCTCCCTTGTGTTAGACTAGCATAGTTTTGTTTTACGGGAGCAATCACATTCTCTCTTTTTTGTAACTTTTGATGCATCTTCTTGTTTCCTTTAATGTAATCTTCTTACTTCataaaaacaaaagaataaaCATCATGAGGTTCAGTTTGAAGTTTCCCAAAACTGGTTAAACTGCATGCTATAAGCGACTTAACCAAGTCTACGAAGCTTTGCTTTTCTTACGATCGGCCCGTAATGCCTTTTGAATAGTTTATAGAAATTGGATATATTTTAAATAGGGGTGCTACAAGCGGATGTCTGGTGTGTTACGGCCGATCTACTTAATTAAATTTCTTTGTAAGTATCATGCACTGGGTGCTCTAAAAGTAATTAACCATTATTTATTGAAAAGGCTCAATAGAACACTTCTAAGCATGATAAGAATGTCTTCTCTGGAATTATTGAGTCATGACCCATTTTAATCGGGTCCGGCCATGTTTATAATCAAGCCAAACATTTGATCAAAGTTATAAATCATGTAATGAAGGTATTCACTATCTAAGTTGCAATCTAGCTCTATCTATAAACAAGTACACTACATATTTAAATTCCAACCATATCAATCTAACTAAAATGTAACGTTTGTGCTGAGGCACGGTAACACATAAGCAAACACTgttttgaaagaaaagaaaaaaaaaagagtacatgTCAAAAAAGATTAAGGTTTCGAATTTGGAAATTAGGGTTGCACAACCTAATTGCTAAACTGTTTGCTGAAAAATTAAATATATCACTTGATATCACCAAAAGAACTTCAATTATTTGTCtgctatttatttttttcttcttcactaGTTCATTTTTGTTCGAATGAGAAGTTGGTAGTTGACTTGCAAAAATAAGTTCACATCTCATTTTCAGATGCATGTATCTATGAGATAAATAACAGTCAATTAGATTTATTAATTGTACTTAGGTAGTTGGTGACATGCCAGAACAAGTCAATCCTTTTTGTGAGGAAACTTAAAAGAACCTGTATAGAATCTAAAGTGGGAATGCATATAGCACTTCCTAATTCTTTTTGTCCCATTTCAGTATCTGTATTTTTCTTACACTTTTGTCATAGTAACAACTAAGAACAGATACTTAAATACACGAATCTCAAATTTGTCTCAAGCATCTTGTTGACAAGCTTTATTTACATTGTTTATAGTCAATTAAtcttatttattttattgtttatGATAGTAAGGACCATTTATTATGCAGCTAGCTCCTATAGATTCTTAATCAACAAACTTACTCCACAACACTAATGTCAACAAAAATAATGAATTGGGATGTAGCGTATAGTGTGGGTTTCTGAACTAGTACTCCTATAAAAAGAGTTGTTTTCTGCAATATGTTCTTCCATAGCAAAATTGCACAAAGCACTTCAGAGATATCTCAATCTTTGGATACAAAATTGAGCCTTCTATGCAAACAGTTTTCATCTCTTACATTTTTTCTCTCCAAATTTATTGTACTGTTGCTTAACAACCATATATATCGAGCACCACCTACAAGAAGTCTGCAACATTCGCCTACTTCCTGTTGATTGTGCCAAGAAGAAGCTCAGATTTTCTGAGCTCAGTATGACCACAACTTCAGAAGCAATTGTGGGATTTGAGAATGAGACAGCAGAGCTGATACATCAACTGGTATGGGGTCCGAAACATTTAGATGTAGTCGCCCTCGTTGGAATGCCTGGAATAGGCAAGACAACTATGGCGAAGAGATTGTATACTCATAAAGATATTATCAGCCGCTTTGATGTTTGTTCATGGTGCACTATTTCTCAAGTATATAGTAAGAGAAGGACATTGCTTGAGTTATTGGGTAATTCGGATCCTCTCAATGACAACACAAGGAGCAATGATGAACTAGCAGATGAGCTGCGAAGACATTTATTGAGAAAGAAACActtcattgttattgatgatttaTGGAGCACTAAAGTATGAGATGACTTAAAGAGATGTTTTCCAGATGATTACAGCGGCAGTAGAATCATTTTGACAACTAGACAAGACAAAATAGCTTCTTATACTGAAGTTTTTAGTGCTCCTCGTCATCTTCGTTTATTCACAGATGAAGAAAGTTGGTGCTTATTGCAGAAGAAGGTGTTTGGAGAAGAAAGTTGCCCTCCAGAACTTGATGTAGTAGGAGTGCAAATAGCACAGAGCTGTGGAGGGCTTCCACTTGCAATTATTTTGGTAGCTGGTGTTCCTGCAAAACTGGACAAGGACGAAGTTCGTTGGGAAGAAGTTGCCCATGGTTTAAGATCATTTATTGCTGGTGATAAGCAAAAGTACATGGACATAATCAACTTAGAGTTATAGACTTTTAACTGGTCATTGACGAATGGCTTTCTtttctttggaaaacattttgaCAATGACCTTTTGGTTTGAGGGTTGATACAGCTTTGGATCGCCAAGAATTTGCAGTAGGTAACGAGTTGAAGAGTGCAGAAAATGTAGCAAAGGACTACTTGAAGGAGTTAATAGATAGTAACTGTTAGAAACCCAGAAACTTTGCTAACCTTAATCTGTAGACTTCCAAACACAACACAGAAATAAGAGCAACACTCCAACTATTATTTACTGTCAACAAATAGAATAAGTTTTACAAATAGAGAAAGAACTTCATTACATCTAACAACCAAGGTATTTTGAGGATAAGACCTCCAAATCTGCCAGAGAAAAACCTACAGAAAAAACTGcccctttttcttcttcttagtACAATATAACACATAATAACTGCCTAAACTGCTAAGTAACTGCTATGTAACTACTggatatacatacacatacacataataattaattaataaaacaTTTAAAATTAAGCCTTATTTTCACCTTTTTACCTGCGGTTATAGACCCTAGTGACAGCAGGTCGAACAATACCCGCCCCAACGAGTTTCACCTTGTCCTCAAGGTGAAAATGAGGAAACTGTCCATCAATGACTTCATAGGATTCCCAAGTGTTCTCAAAGTCCGGTAAGTCCTTCCACTTAATCAAAACCTCTTGGGAGCCATTCAAAAGTGTCTGGTAGTCTACTAAACCTTCAGGTTGCACTTGCATTTCAAGTTCTTCGGATAAGAAAGGAGGGAGCTGCTGAACTGGAATATAATCCTTCAAAGCACACTTTAGCCAAGAAACATGAAATACAGGATGCACCCGTGAATGAGGGGGTAAATCGAGGCGATAAGCAACTTCGCCACTTTTATTCAAGACAGTATATGGCGCCTTCTAGGGGTTCAATGCAGTTTCTAGTGACTGACAATAGCCGAACAGGAAGTTTTACAAGTTCCCCTTTGCGTGTAGCCACAACACCCTTTCATTCTGCCCGTACAACAGTTACAGCCATACCACGGCATGTTCAAGAGCAAAAGCAAGGAGAAATCGAGCAGACAAGGCCTGAAACTTCTGCAAGGCATGGAGGAGCACACAAAAGGCTATCTGATGCAGAGTATCAGGATAAATTAAGAAGAGGACTTTGTTTTCGATGCGATGAAAAACATGGTCCCAATCACCGGTGCAATTCAAAACAGTTAAATCTGCTTATTGTAGCAGCAGAGGACGACAAAGATGGAGGCATAGAAGAGCATCCAGAGGAAATAATAAATGCAAGGATGGACCAATTAAGTGTTCACGAACTACCGGAGTAGCAAAAGTTAATGGAGTTGTCTTTGTACTCTATTCCAGGATTTACCACAAAGAAGTCTTTGAAGGTATGGGGAACAATATTGGGGAAGAAGGTTATTGTGTTGATCGATAGCGGAGCATCAACAAATTTTATCTCTCACACAGTGGCCGAAGAATTGGGGCTAAAGCAAACAGAAAATAAGCCGTTTGTAGTGGAAGTAGGAAATGGACAACAAGTAAAGAGTAGGGGAAGCTGCAAAGAAGTGGAATTGTGGATTGATAATTTCCGCATAACACAAGattatttcctttttaatttgGGCAGTGCCGATGTAGTGTTAGGATTAGAGTGGCTGGAGACTTTGGGGGACATTCAAGCTAATTTCAAAATGTTGATGCTGAAATTTTACACAGGAGGGCAAACACGAGTTGTTCGAGGAGACCCCTCATTGTCCAAATCAGTGGCTTCACTCAAAACTCTGTTTAAAGCCTTGCAAAAAGATGGAGAAGGGTATTATGTTGATCTGAATGAGTTAACAGCAAGGGAGGAACATGAGAATTTGGATTTGCAGCAATTATTGGAAGAATTTGGAACTTTATTTGAGGAAGTGAAAGGGCTGCCACCCAGTAGAAGTCGTGATCATGCTATCCGACTTAAAGAGGGATCTAATCCACCCAATATTCGTCCATATCGTTACCCTGATTATCAGAAAAATGAGATTGAGCGAATTGTCCAGGAAATGCTTGTAGCTGGTATCATTCAACCAAGTACAAGTTCTTTTTCCAGTCCAGTGTTGCTAGTTCGTAAAAAAGATGGTAGTTGGCGATTTTGTGTGGATTATCGGGCCCTTAATAAGATTACTATTCCCGATAAATTTCCAATTCCAGCAATCGAAGAACTACTGGATGAGCTTGGGGGTGCCACTATATTTTCGAACTTggatctaagatcggggtaccATCAAATCTGGGTTTGCAAGGAAGATGTAGCAAAGACAGCTTTTCGTACACATGAAGGACATTATGAGTTTTTAGTCATGCCATTTGGGTTGTCTAACGCTCCATCTACTTTTCAAGCCTGGCTTTGGTCCATAATCTGGGTTAGAGTTCCCAGCTTGCTAAGACGCAAATCTGCCTTGATCTCCTCTCTCAAACCATTTATAAAAATTCCCATCAAAACTGCATCATCGGTATCTTTTAAAGGTGCTGAAAGTAATCTGAAATCTTCTTTGTATTGTGCCACGCTTCCAATTTGCTGCAATCCTATCAAAACCTCATATAAGTTCCCTGACTGTGATGGTGTAAAGCGTTGGAGTATCGCTACTCGAAACACATCCCATGTGACAATCGGCGCTCTTGTCTCTCACCATTGGAACCAATTTAGGGCTCTACCTTCAAGGCAAACAGCAGCAGCCTCCAATTTATTCTTGTCATCAATGccattaaaatgaaaat
Encoded proteins:
- the LOC132639935 gene encoding putative late blight resistance protein homolog R1B-12, whose translation is MATTSEAIVGFEDATEVLIEKLICGWKDLDVVSLVGMPGIGKTTLARRLYNHNDVVGRFDVCSWCSISQAYNKRKTLLELLGNLVPLNDITRNDDELADKLRKHLLKKRYLIVIDDLWTIEAWDDLKRCFPDDKNSSRIILTTRQDKVASYTEVFSAPHRLRLFTDEESWCLLQKKVFGGESFPPELERIGEQIAQSCRGLPLAIILVAGVLAKLDEDEVRWEEVAYSLRRACISAGDKQKYMDIIELSFNLLPDQLKLCFLYFGEYFGNGVKVRKLRQRWVAEEFAVANGLKSAEDVAKDYMMELIDSNLVMVVRRSFSGKVKTIRMHDLLRGFCSNTCIHQLDVEGSDDSSSTHPRSGYEIHRLDWSETGSSCSHSLITHLLPYDRLNKRNLLFDCNSILSHELLTLRVLDLVCVTLRSASYIQFLINLRYLALKGNFEEDPSWLSKLKNLETLILKGSRRLNLSHAIWGMVSLKHLEVTGKPAVIMCDVPEFETSPPLENLQWLSFAHLPGGEEFQKFVSKVPCLVKLRCMVDEPEVGRRCIRLPGLHSLNQLESLKVYFLKRGAKRLEVNFPRNLKKLTLSSCQLPWTEISTIGRLENLEVLKLDSYAFKGRQWDVKDEEFKKLKLLKFYSMNIPQWNFSEMSFPNLQLVIFRKSLLETFPHNLENLPLLKMIEVRKCNRSALRSAREFERTQIEDWGNHEFKLIIKSRDEESMSEDEEELGQTWQVDSELRILQFIQTFGYEVRPWRNAASDPLKKKNKQHEVTQ